The Prochlorococcus sp. MIT 0801 genomic sequence GCAAAATAAAAAGCTCAGCTAAAGATCACAAAAAAAATATCTGGAAGGTAACTCACATTTGGAATTGTCGAAATATCTGGGGAGAACAAGAATCGAAATTAATTGATCAAAATATAGGAGCGTTTTCTAATCAAAAAAATATTCAATTATCCAAAAGAAATCGGTTCGAAGTAGACGCTAAAGATCAAATTGCATGTCACAGATGGGCAAGAGAAAATAATCTAGAAGTTTTATGTTGTGCTCATTCTCATCCTTCAGACAAAAACAAACCCTCAGAAATGGATCTACTTTTACACCAATCCCCTGGTCTTATGGTTATTTCAAATAAGGATGGAGATTTAAAAGCATGGTGGATTAAAAATAAATTAAACTTTCATAGAGTGAAAATTAAAATTTTTTCTTTAACGTAAATGAATCAGGGACGGTTTGATTAATGGAGCAAAGCCAGAATGCAGGAAATTTAAGTTCTGAAGAAATTGCTAGGTATGCAAGACATCTAAGTCTCCCTGAGATAGGTATCAAAGGCCAAGAAAAATTGAAGTCAAGCTCTGTTGCTTGCATTGGGACAGGAGGACTAGGGTCGCCACTTTTAATTTATCTTGCAGCAGCTGGAATTGGACGTATCGGAATAATTGATTTTGATGTCGTTGAATACTCAAATTTACAAAGACAAATCATTCATAATACAAATTCAATAGGTCTACTAAAAACAGAGTCTGCTAAACAACACCTACGCAAAATAAATCCTTCTTGTCGAGTTGATTTATTCAATCAAAAACTAACAAGTAGTAATGCTTTGGACATACTTAGATCTTATGATGTGATATGTGATTGTTCAGACAATTTTCCAACGCGTTACCTAATTAATGATGCTTGTCTAATACTTAATAAGCCTGATATATATGGTTCAATTGCAAGATTCGAAGGACAGGTAAGTGTATTTAATTGGAAGGAAGATAGTCCCAACTATCGAGATCTTATTCCCACGCCCCCTCCACAAGAATTAATTCCATCTTGCTCTGAAGCAGGAGTGATGGGAATTCTTCCAGGCATTATGGGTACAATTCAAGCAGCAGAAGCCATAAAGATAATAACAAATATTGGTTATCCACTAAACGGTAGGATCCTCATTTTTAATGCATTAAAAATGCAATTTAAAGAGCTAAAATTAAAGTCGGATCCAGAAAATAGAAATATCCATAAATTAATAGATTATAAAGGTTTTTGTTCAGAAGTTAAAGTCAAGAATGAGGTTGATTGTGATATAAAAAGTATTTCAATTAAAGAATTAAAAAAACTTCTTGGTCAATCTTCAAAAGAAATACTATTAATAGATGTTCGCGACCAAAATGAATACAATCAATATTCAATTCAAGGATCAACGCTTATACCTCTTAGCACTATTGAAAGTGGGAAAGCCATAAATGAAATTAAAATTCTTACCGCAAAAAAAAATCTTTATGTATTTTGCAAAAGTGGGAAAAGATCATTACGAGCACTAAAGCATTTGCACAAATTCGGAATTAGAGGCATTAGTATTCAAGGAGGTATTGAAGCCTGGAAGAAAGAAGAAAATTAATTCAAGCTAATAATCAACTCCCCTTTTTAAATCAACTCCTTTTTCTGCATAGTGCTTGTGACACACCATCTCAGAATGAACACTTGCTAAATCAAAATATATAGGTTGGTTTTTGCATCTTCCTGTGATGATCACCTCAGTTTCTGAAGGTTTACGAAGCAATGTTTGAACAATAGGCTCAACTGGGAGAAGTTCCAAATCAACAGTTGGGTTTAACTCATCCAAAATCACAGTCTTATAAAGACCACTTGAAATAGCTGCCCTTGCAATTTCCCATGCTCTCTCAGCTTCTACATAATCAATTGGTTTTTGCTGCCCCCTCCAAACAATCGCATCTCTACCAGATCGAAGATGGTCCACTAGATGAGGATAACTTTCTCGAAGAGCCGCAATAGCGGCATCTTCTGTGTATCCACTACCACCCTTCAGCCATTGAAGAATTAATACTCGATGACTTTTATCCTGACTAATTCCTCTACCGATAGCTTGTAAAGCTTTACCCAAAGCACTGGTTGATTTACCTTTCCCTTCACCGGTATATATTTCAATTCCACCAACATTATTCTCAAAAAGAATTTCATCCTTATTGATTTCAGGTCGTCTGTGCGCTCTCATCTCAGAATGAAGTTCCGCAACTTTAATCAGAGGGTTTGGTGCCGCTCTTCCAGTGACGATGATTTCCATCCCGTTTGGTCTAGCAGTAAGTGTTTTTACAACTTCTGCAACAGGCAATAATCCTAAATCCAAAACAGGATTCAATTCGTCTAGGACAACCACTGAATATAAGGCACTAGCAATTGCCCCCTTTGCTATATCCCATCCTCTTTGAGCTTCCTGATAATCAAATTTGGTGGATTGATCGGCACTAAAAAATTCACCCCTGCCAGTACGAACTTGATCAATAAGGTGAGGGAAGCCTTGCTGCAAAGCATCAATTGCGGCATCTTCGTCATACGAGCGACCAGGTCCTTTTAAGAATCTAAGAAGTAATACCCTTGTTTGTCTTTTCTCACATATGCCTAGACCTATAGTCCTCAGAACCACCCCCAAAGCCGCCTGGCTTTTCCCTTTGCCCTCTCCATCATAAACGTGTAATTGTCCGTGACTACGTTCCTGGCTTTCCGATGCTGTCGTAATCCCTATACCGTTTAAAACCACGATTGATAATTCTGCTTCTTATGAATGCAACTTAACTTCTTCTACATTGGACGTCATAGAATATGCAAAATACATACACAGATGTGGGAGAGTAAAAATCTCAATTCAATCAAATTAATGATCTTTAAAAAAAGTGTTTTTTAGTCAACTTGAATCTTTAACTGACTCAGAACTAAAGCAATTAAAATTGTTAAGGGAGTTTATTAAAGACATCAATCGTGTATGTGTTGCTTTTTCTGGAGGCGTTGATAGTTCTTTAGTAGCGACAATAGCCCAAGAGCAGCTGGGTTCAAAAGCCTTTGCCGTCACTGGTGTATCGCCTTCTTTAGCTCCATATTTGCTTAAGCAAGCGCGTCTTCAAGCAGCTTGGATTGGGATTCATCATGAAGAATGCCAAACAAATGAAATCAACGAACCAAATTACTTTAAAAATCCTGAAAATAGATGTTTTACATGCAAACAAGAATTACATAAACATTTAACTAAAATTTCAAAAACATTCCATGATGCTCAAATCCTTGATGGTGTGAATTATGACGACCTTCACGACTTTCGACCAGGCATTAACGCATCTAAGCAAGCAGGAGTGATATCACCTCTTGCTGAACTAGAAATAGATAAAAAATCAATTCGTTCCATTTCTAAATCATTAGGTTTACCCTGGTGGGATAAACCTGCACAACCTTGTTTAGCCTCTCGTATTCCTTTTGGAGAGGAAATAAGTTCAAAAAGGCTTGAGCAGATTGCGTTAGCAGAAGAATGGATAATTAATCAAGGTTTTTCAAAAGTACGTGTAAGAAGTCAAGGTCTATCAGCCAGAATCGAATTACCCGCAAATCAAATAAATAACTTTCTTAAAATTGTTGAAAGAGACAAATTAATAAAATATTTTTTATCTTTAGGTTTCAATTCAATAAGCCTAGATCTTGAAGGTTTGATTAGTGGAAAACTCACTAGAGATATCAAGACTACTTAACAAATAAACTCAGATGTCGAGAAGATGTTGTATTGATTTTAACCTTGCATTTTAATCAAGGTTCACGATGCAAAGTTTGGATTCTTGAAGGGATTTCTCTTTCGATATTTTTAAAAGAAAAGTGCTGAGCCAAAAAATTTTTAAAGAGTAACTTACAAGCTTTTTCAGGCATCGTATGGTCACCACAAGTGAAAACATCAATAGCTGCATAACCAATTTCAGGCCAAGTATGTATGGAGATATGAGATTCAGCCAATAAAGCTAGTCCTGTTACCCCCTGAGGTTTAAAGCTATGTGTGACCAAATTTAAAAGTGTTGCACCAGCAATTTTGGCTGATGATGTGATGGTTGTCCTTATAAAAGCTTCATCATTAAGCTTCGCGTGATCGCATTGATATAGTTCAAGTATGTAATGCCTTCCAATATTCTCACTAGAATTAGTTTGTATAATGTCTATATCTTTTGACTTACAAGAGTCACCCCATCCAGGATTTGGATGCAATTCGGAAAAAAAAGGATCCATATTATCCAAAAATCATTTCCACAATAACCGACGACTAGATTCAACCAAAAGAATCTAATTCCATTAATTGTGAGTTTCGCACCCATTCACCTTCAAAAGATTCCACATGTGTTGCACTGATCAAACACTGATGTTTTTGACCGACAGCCTCTAAAAGCAATAATTGACGTTTGGGGTCTAGCTCAGCCAAAACATCATCTAAAAGTAAAATTGGAGATTTGCCATAAAGTGTTTTAATTAATTCTAATTCGGCCAATTTCAAAGCCAGCACAATAGTCCTCTGCTGACCAGCAGAACCAAAGCGTCTAGCATCTACATCATTTACTAAAAACCGTACATCATCACGATGAGGACCTACTCGACAATGGCCTGTCACCTCTTCCTCTGACCTCATTTCTAAAAGTTGCCGTTCAATACTCTCCATCCAAAGCCTTTCACTCTCTTCACCTTCAAGTTTACTACCCGGCATATATGTAATATCCAATTTCTCTTTACTATTACTAAGATATTTTTGCCAGTTTGAAGCTATTGGAAGTAGACGATCTAAAATACGACTACGTCTCCGATGAATTCTTGTACTCACCAACGCCATTTGCATATCATAAGAATCCAATAGAATATTTTGATCCTTGCTCGATTCAACGCTCAAATTGCGCCAAAGCTGACTTCTTTGCCTCAGCAATCTAGAAAACCTTCCGATCAAGTCACAATAAATAGGCTCCAGTTGCTGGACAATTCTATCTAACCAATTTCTTCTAAGAGAAGGTTCTCCTCTAATTAATTCTAGATCCAGAGCACTAAAGCCTACGCTTCTCATCGGTCCAATCAAATCAATTTGACGAGTTAAAAGTTTTTCATTTTTGTAGGCTTTTCTACCACCTTTTCTATTTAATTCTAAGGAAAGTTTTTGATCATCTTCAATCATTGCAGATAAGAAAGCCTGATCTTGGTCCCAAAAAATTAAATCCTGGTTCCGATTCGATCGGTGAGAACGTAAACTAGATAAAAGTTCTACTGATTCAAGAAGATTAGATTTACCAACTCCATTTTGGCCTATAACTATCAACCGATTTTCAGTTAACTCAAACTGAAAACGTCGATAATTTCGAAAATTATTAAGTTCTAACTGATGAAGTTGAATGTTTCTTTATGTATTTTGTATGTAAGCTAATTTTAATAAGGTCTCAGCATTTGACCTTTTTTTAATAAGACCCCTTCGTTGGGCATGTAGCTCAGTTGGATAGAGCATCAGATTCCGGTTCTGAGGGTCGGGGGTTCGAGTCCCTCCATGCTCGTAAATTTAATTTTTCAAAGTCTAAATCCCATTGTTTTGATACCATTTGGGTCTAATAAAAACCCATTAGCTTTCAATGGATTAAGTGAAATTAACGGCGCAGCAACAGAAATGCTACAGCCAGGTAACTCCATTCTAATTATTTCAATTGCCTTAAAAACTACAATAGACATATATTTTTCTTGTTGCTCGCCTGGCTCTGCAATTAAATCCCACAAATTTGCATTTAAACCTTTATCGCTAGTTACACGGACAAAACCTACAAGATTTTCAGAAGTCTTTTGAAGGAGAGTCAAATAAAAATCACTATTTTTCAAAGCTAATTCTAATTTTCTTGGTTGATGAGTATCTTGGTTGCATCTTGATAGGAGCCTATTGATTTTACGTATAGAAATGAGTTCACTCCGAAGCAGAACAAAGCCATCAGGAATTTTAGGAGATTTATTTGCTGAATTTAATCCAAGCATGTCATCCTGTGTTTCTCATACCTGCAGCAATACCATTTATAGTCAACAATGCACCACGCAATAATTCACTACGGCTATATGTACGTGAACTTTGAGTAGAGTCACTACTCATATCCTCACTAATTGGTGGTTGACGGTTCTGATCTCTTAAGCGTTTAAGAAGAGCAACTTGTAAAAATCCTAAAGGTACAATAGTCCGATTTCTCAGGTTGACAGATAACTGCAAAGCAGGGTCTGCGCTTAATAGTTTTGACTTGTCAGTAATTTCTAAAATTAATTTCTTAGTCAAGGTATATTCGCTTGAAATAATATCGAAAATTGCAGCGAAAGCATCCCGATCATCACCGCCACCTAAACTAACCATATAATGATGGGCAACATCTAAATCAACTTTTGAGAGTGTCATCTCAACTTTAGAGATCAACATTCTAAAGAATGGCCATCTCTGATTCAACATTCGCAACATCTCCATTTGGTCGGGGTCTGTCTTTAATTCAGTAGCTAAAGCCGTACCAACACCAAACCAACTTGGCAAGAGAAAACGACTTTGAGTCCAACCAAAGACCCATGGGATAGCTCGAAGGCTTGATAAGTCTTTTGCACCACTCTTTCGTCGGGCAGGACGACTAGAAATTTGCAACTTACTAATCTCTTCTATTGGAGTAACTACTTGAAAAAATTGAACCAAATCTGGATTGTCGTGAACTAAAGCTCGGTAATGCTCCCTTGAACGAGCTGCAAGTCTGGTCATCAATTCATTCCAACTTGGTGTAGCATCCAATTTATTGGTAACTAAGCTATTTTGAATAACTGCTGTAGTTACAGTTTCAAGATTATATAAAGCTAATTCTGGAAGACTATATTTTGAGGCAAGAACTTCTCCTTGCTCTGTTATTTTTATACGTCCTTGGAGTGTACCACTAGGTTGAGCCAAAATAGCTTGATAAGCTGGTCCACCGCCTCTTCCTACAGACCCTCCTCTACCATGAAAAATACGTAATGCTATTCCTTGTCTACTAGCTAAGTCTTGGAGTGCAATTTGAGCCTTATGAATTTCCCAATTACTTGAGAGAAAACCAGAATCCTTATTACTATCAGAGTATCCAAGCATAAGTTCCTGAAGCGGTTGTTTTTTCTCTCCTACTCGTGGAAGTAATTCACGATAAACATCTGTCTGGAGCAACGACTCCATTACAGAGGGAGCATGTTGTAAATCCTCAACCGTTTCAAATAATGGAACAACGAGAAAATCAGAAGCTCCTAAAGTTGGATCAATCAAACCGGACTCTTTGGCTAAAAGAAGAACTTCTAATAAATCTGATGCCGTATGACTCATCGAAATTACATACGAGCGACATATACGAGTACCAAATTCTTTCTGAAGCCTATGAAGCATATGAAAAACCGAGATAGTTTCTTGAGTACTTTTTGACCACTCAAAAGCAGGAGGAATCAGTGGTCTCCGAGTTTTTAATTCTTTCATCAACCATTGAACTCGACTTTCCTCGCTCATCGCTCCATACGACTCAGGTAGATCTAAATAGCAAGTGAGCTCATCCAAAGCATCACTATGTCGTGTGCTTTCTTGCCTAATATCTAAGCTAGCCAAAGAGAAACCAAAGATATGAACTTGATTTAGCAAAGTATCTAGTGGTTCACACGTTAGATCTGTACTTACTAGACTATTTCTAATAAGCTCTAATTCATTCTTTAATTCATCTACAGATTTGTAGTGGAGAAATTCATCAAAACTATTATCGGTAGATATTAAAGGCTTTCCATCAGGTGAGAATTGCCATCCAGCATCCGCTAGCTGCTTATTACGTAGCTGAGTAAGTCGTAGTCTCTCAAGTGTATAGCTAAGCTTCAATCGATAAGGTTCCAGTCGATATCTAGCAGCCCTTTCCTCATAGACATCGGGGAAACGAACTCTATCCATTTCTAATGACTCTAGCAAAGGAGAACTTACTTGACTCCATTGCATAGATATACTCAGTTGGTCTCTTAACTCTTGGACTGATGCAATGTATCTATCCAACATTAATTGTCTTTGGTAACAGGCTGTTCTCCATGTGATTTCAGGAGTAACAGATGGATTCCCATCACGATCCGAGCCTACCCAAGACCCAAACGTACAAAAAGCTTCATTAGGGATCTCTACGTCTGGATAACTTGAAGCAAGTGCAGTGGTCAGTCTCCTTCTTAATTGAGGCATGGCATCAAACAAAACCTGCTGAAAATAATGAAGGGCATAGTCAACCTCATCAAGAACAGTCGGTTTAAATTGATGAAGCTCATCGGTTCTCCACCAAAGCCTTATCTCCTCCTCTAGTTGCAACCTAAATATTTCTTTCTCCGATTCGGAAATTAAACTATTAGATTGAAGTTGCTGCAAAAGAGTTGCAACCCTTCGTTGCTTATGGCGGACAGTATGTCTAACTATTTCAGTTGGATGAGCTGTAAAAACAAGACGAATATCCATTTCCCTCATCAAACCATCAAGCTGAGCTGGAGGCACATTCAAACGACGTAATCTCTCAAATAATTGTGTAAAAGTTGCTGGAGCAGTCTGACTAGCTAAAGCTGGAGCGAATGGATCTATTTGAGAATTACTATTGTCTAGCTTCCCTTTTTCTATGCTTTCTAAATAACTATCCTCTTCTATACGTTGCTCCAGAATATTTACCAACTGAAAATAAAGAGAAAAAGCCCTAGCAGCAGATATCGCCTCAGCTAAATCCATTTTTGTAATCAATTGGACTATTGCCTGTGAGGAATTATCTTGATTTGACTTGCTAGGGTCACTTAATTGTTTTAATCGCAATAATCTCTCGGTTTGATCAGGTGGACATTCACTTTTGAGAACGGTTTTCCATAGATCCTCAACTAGTTCAAGCCTTTGTTGCAATAAAGATCCAGGATCTTGATCCTCAACACATACTGTCGAGTGATTAGAGATATTTTCGTTAGAAGGATTTTTCAACATAAACTTATTATGAGGCAGTTCTACCGACTTAGTCACTAATAGGTTGAATTCATTTGAATAAAATTTGTCTCTTCTCGTTCCATTTCACCAATACCATGCTGAAGCAGAGTCTGAATTGATACTCCTTTGGAATAAGAATCAAGCCATATCATTGATTGATTTCCATTGGTCAAAACAGATTCAATAGGTTGAAGTAACTCAAACATATCGAGCTCCTTAGCTAAAGGAGTTACATCCAATAGAAGTTCCTTTATCCAATCACGACATTTGATTTGTTTCCCATTTTTCCAATGAGATAAATTGGCATCAAGACTTGATTTGGCTGCGATCAAATCATTTTCATCTGCCAATAGAGCCAATTCTTCTTGTGTTTTAGAGCTTGCTTCAATTGGATCAAATTTTTTCATGTTGTTTTTAAGATTAATAATCCTTAGTTCAAGTAACGCTGTAATGGCCAAAAGCAAGTCAGCGTTAGCTACCAAATCACATATCCTTAATTCCAATCGATTTAAGATATGTGGTCTTTCTGGACCATTTGGCCTTACTGATGTCCACAAATGTCTTTCATTTTGCATACTGCCCTGACCTAGTTGCTCTTCAACCCATGCCACATAGTGTGGATGATCCACAAACATCGGAACATTGGAGGGTGTCTTAGGGAATTGAACCCATCTTTGAGAATGTGCACCCATCACATGTCCTGCTAAGAAAGGGGAACTAGCACTTAATGCAAGAAATAATGATGCCTCACATCTAACCAAGCGGAGAGCCGAAAAAAGTAAGGATAAATTTTCAATACCTAAATTAATATGAATACTTGCTGTTACGACATTAGTGCCATAGTTTTTTTCTATAAATGAGTGATAAGAATTTTCTAAATCTGACCTTTCAAAAATTTTTGTATTACCTAGACTAAGTGTGCTCCCAGGCAGAATTGTAAGTTTGTGAAAATCAAGCCATTTCCGAAGTTTTTGTCTTGGTAGTAAAAGTGCATGTTTTAAAACAGAGTATCTTTGATCTGGAACAGTTATGTACTCAAGATTTCTTTGATCCGGTTCTTTGACAAAATCTGATAGATCTTGAGTAATAGCAGAGGCAACACCCACATTTTCACCAGCATATGTGCCAGTAAAAAGCTCCACTTCAAACCCCTTTAAAAGCATACAGTTGGTCATAAATCTTGGGGTTCTAAGCAAGCTAAAGCAGTAAACATCCCTTTGGCTTTATTTAAAGTTTCTTGATACTCATTAGAAGGAATAGAATCTGCAACAACCCCTGCCCCAGCTTGAACTTCAACAGTAAAACTATTTTGATTGTTCTTACGTACTATCATTGTTCTGATAGTAATAGCAGTGTTCAAAGCTCCATTCAAATCTATAGACCCATAAACGCCGGAATAGGGCCCTCTACGTTGTTTTTCTAATTGATTGATTAGTTGCATTGCTCTTATCTTTGGTGCTCCACTTACGGTCCCAGCAGGGAAAGAAGCAATTAATAAGTCCCATATATCTTTTTCTTTTTTTAAAGTACCTTCAACCTCACTAACGATATGCATTACATGCGAGTATTTTTCAATAACCATTAATTCTTTTACAACAACACTACCTGGGGCACAAACACGACCTAAATCATTACGACCCAAATCTACTAGCATCACATGTTCAGCTCGTTCTTTGGGATCTTTTAAAAGATCTTTCTCTAGGGCTGAATCCTCCAAGTCATTTTCACCTCTGGGACGAGTGCCTGCGATTGGTCTCAAGCTTGTTTGAATACCCTTTTCTGTTTGTTGGGCCTTGACCATTACCTCCGGGCTAGAGCCAATAAGTTGCCAGTCTCCAAAGTCAAAAAACGCCATAAATGGAGAAGGGTTTACCATCCTCAGGCTTCTATATAGTTCAAAGGGTTTTTGCCTGACAGTCGATTCCAATTTTTGACTAAGAACTAACTGAAAAACATCGCCTTGCTTAATAAATTCTTTTGCCGCTTCAACACTATGTTCAAATTCACTTTTTGAGGTATTAATAGCGATGTCAAGAGATCTATTCGCTCTTCGATTCCACTTTAAAGACTTTATTGGCTTTAAAGGAGAAGCCATTAATTCTTCAAGTTCATTGATTTGTTTAAAGGCAATTTCATAAGCTTCTTCAGAAGAAACTCCATCACTTAAATTTCCATACGCAACAGCTGTTATTACGCGTTTGACTTGATCAAAAATAAGAATTTTATCCATAAACATCCAAATACCATCAGGTAGGTCTTGATCTGATAATTCATAAGTAGGCACTGAGGGCTCTATCCATTGAATTAGTTCATATCCCCACATCCCAAAAAGTTGTCCCAGCTGTGGCAAACCAGACAAAGAAACAGATTTATAAGGTTCAAGCATTTTTCTGAGGATTTCAACAGGATTTCCATGGAACTTTTCTTGTGCTCCATTTCTCCAGCATCTAGTCAATTCATCGCCCCTTACTATTACCTTCCAAAGAGGATCTGATGCCACTAAACTCCACCTACCGATAGTTTCTCCACCCTCTACTGATTCAAGCAATACTCCTGAAGGAGAATCATTACCAACTTTCAACCAGGTTGTGAGAGGAGTTTCTAAATCTGCCGGCCAACTTTTTGCCAAAGGAACATAATTAGCCCCTCTGGACGCCGACAAAAGAAATTCTTCCTTATCTAAATTAAGCATGACTGCATAATGGCAGTCCAATATCTGTATTTAAATGGTACACAAGTTTAAATTGAATTACTTATGCATCGTATGTATTTTTACCGCTAAATTTCAAACTTGCTGGATTAGGATTTTCACCGATGCGTCTATTGTTGTAACCTTCTTTCAAGCGACCTTCATTGGGTTTCTCAGAGAAAACCCCATCTTTAGGGAAAAGTAATTCTCTATCTCCTCCAGGATAAATTCTATATATTTTACTTGTTTCAATTCTTGGTTTAAATCCCCTCAATTGAGTATTTAAAGCAAAACACTGCTCTTTCCTAGCAAAGTACATTAGATTTTCACCCTCGTGCATTACTGCAGCTCCTCCTGTTGG encodes the following:
- a CDS encoding M67 family metallopeptidase, with the protein product MKTPKYLEFHNETNCVLSRFLKAAEPEEGCCMLIGKIKSSAKDHKKNIWKVTHIWNCRNIWGEQESKLIDQNIGAFSNQKNIQLSKRNRFEVDAKDQIACHRWARENNLEVLCCAHSHPSDKNKPSEMDLLLHQSPGLMVISNKDGDLKAWWIKNKLNFHRVKIKIFSLT
- the moeB gene encoding molybdopterin-synthase adenylyltransferase MoeB, whose amino-acid sequence is MEQSQNAGNLSSEEIARYARHLSLPEIGIKGQEKLKSSSVACIGTGGLGSPLLIYLAAAGIGRIGIIDFDVVEYSNLQRQIIHNTNSIGLLKTESAKQHLRKINPSCRVDLFNQKLTSSNALDILRSYDVICDCSDNFPTRYLINDACLILNKPDIYGSIARFEGQVSVFNWKEDSPNYRDLIPTPPPQELIPSCSEAGVMGILPGIMGTIQAAEAIKIITNIGYPLNGRILIFNALKMQFKELKLKSDPENRNIHKLIDYKGFCSEVKVKNEVDCDIKSISIKELKKLLGQSSKEILLIDVRDQNEYNQYSIQGSTLIPLSTIESGKAINEIKILTAKKNLYVFCKSGKRSLRALKHLHKFGIRGISIQGGIEAWKKEEN
- a CDS encoding cob(I)yrinic acid a,c-diamide adenosyltransferase — translated: MVLNGIGITTASESQERSHGQLHVYDGEGKGKSQAALGVVLRTIGLGICEKRQTRVLLLRFLKGPGRSYDEDAAIDALQQGFPHLIDQVRTGRGEFFSADQSTKFDYQEAQRGWDIAKGAIASALYSVVVLDELNPVLDLGLLPVAEVVKTLTARPNGMEIIVTGRAAPNPLIKVAELHSEMRAHRRPEINKDEILFENNVGGIEIYTGEGKGKSTSALGKALQAIGRGISQDKSHRVLILQWLKGGSGYTEDAAIAALRESYPHLVDHLRSGRDAIVWRGQQKPIDYVEAERAWEIARAAISSGLYKTVILDELNPTVDLELLPVEPIVQTLLRKPSETEVIITGRCKNQPIYFDLASVHSEMVCHKHYAEKGVDLKRGVDY
- the larE gene encoding ATP-dependent sacrificial sulfur transferase LarE encodes the protein MFFSQLESLTDSELKQLKLLREFIKDINRVCVAFSGGVDSSLVATIAQEQLGSKAFAVTGVSPSLAPYLLKQARLQAAWIGIHHEECQTNEINEPNYFKNPENRCFTCKQELHKHLTKISKTFHDAQILDGVNYDDLHDFRPGINASKQAGVISPLAELEIDKKSIRSISKSLGLPWWDKPAQPCLASRIPFGEEISSKRLEQIALAEEWIINQGFSKVRVRSQGLSARIELPANQINNFLKIVERDKLIKYFLSLGFNSISLDLEGLISGKLTRDIKTT
- the speD gene encoding adenosylmethionine decarboxylase, which encodes MDPFFSELHPNPGWGDSCKSKDIDIIQTNSSENIGRHYILELYQCDHAKLNDEAFIRTTITSSAKIAGATLLNLVTHSFKPQGVTGLALLAESHISIHTWPEIGYAAIDVFTCGDHTMPEKACKLLFKNFLAQHFSFKNIEREIPSRIQTLHREP
- the recF gene encoding DNA replication/repair protein RecF, which codes for MQLHQLELNNFRNYRRFQFELTENRLIVIGQNGVGKSNLLESVELLSSLRSHRSNRNQDLIFWDQDQAFLSAMIEDDQKLSLELNRKGGRKAYKNEKLLTRQIDLIGPMRSVGFSALDLELIRGEPSLRRNWLDRIVQQLEPIYCDLIGRFSRLLRQRSQLWRNLSVESSKDQNILLDSYDMQMALVSTRIHRRRSRILDRLLPIASNWQKYLSNSKEKLDITYMPGSKLEGEESERLWMESIERQLLEMRSEEEVTGHCRVGPHRDDVRFLVNDVDARRFGSAGQQRTIVLALKLAELELIKTLYGKSPILLLDDVLAELDPKRQLLLLEAVGQKHQCLISATHVESFEGEWVRNSQLMELDSFG
- the ppc gene encoding phosphoenolpyruvate carboxylase — protein: MLKNPSNENISNHSTVCVEDQDPGSLLQQRLELVEDLWKTVLKSECPPDQTERLLRLKQLSDPSKSNQDNSSQAIVQLITKMDLAEAISAARAFSLYFQLVNILEQRIEEDSYLESIEKGKLDNSNSQIDPFAPALASQTAPATFTQLFERLRRLNVPPAQLDGLMREMDIRLVFTAHPTEIVRHTVRHKQRRVATLLQQLQSNSLISESEKEIFRLQLEEEIRLWWRTDELHQFKPTVLDEVDYALHYFQQVLFDAMPQLRRRLTTALASSYPDVEIPNEAFCTFGSWVGSDRDGNPSVTPEITWRTACYQRQLMLDRYIASVQELRDQLSISMQWSQVSSPLLESLEMDRVRFPDVYEERAARYRLEPYRLKLSYTLERLRLTQLRNKQLADAGWQFSPDGKPLISTDNSFDEFLHYKSVDELKNELELIRNSLVSTDLTCEPLDTLLNQVHIFGFSLASLDIRQESTRHSDALDELTCYLDLPESYGAMSEESRVQWLMKELKTRRPLIPPAFEWSKSTQETISVFHMLHRLQKEFGTRICRSYVISMSHTASDLLEVLLLAKESGLIDPTLGASDFLVVPLFETVEDLQHAPSVMESLLQTDVYRELLPRVGEKKQPLQELMLGYSDSNKDSGFLSSNWEIHKAQIALQDLASRQGIALRIFHGRGGSVGRGGGPAYQAILAQPSGTLQGRIKITEQGEVLASKYSLPELALYNLETVTTAVIQNSLVTNKLDATPSWNELMTRLAARSREHYRALVHDNPDLVQFFQVVTPIEEISKLQISSRPARRKSGAKDLSSLRAIPWVFGWTQSRFLLPSWFGVGTALATELKTDPDQMEMLRMLNQRWPFFRMLISKVEMTLSKVDLDVAHHYMVSLGGGDDRDAFAAIFDIISSEYTLTKKLILEITDKSKLLSADPALQLSVNLRNRTIVPLGFLQVALLKRLRDQNRQPPISEDMSSDSTQSSRTYSRSELLRGALLTINGIAAGMRNTG
- the gshA gene encoding glutamate--cysteine ligase, which translates into the protein MTNCMLLKGFEVELFTGTYAGENVGVASAITQDLSDFVKEPDQRNLEYITVPDQRYSVLKHALLLPRQKLRKWLDFHKLTILPGSTLSLGNTKIFERSDLENSYHSFIEKNYGTNVVTASIHINLGIENLSLLFSALRLVRCEASLFLALSASSPFLAGHVMGAHSQRWVQFPKTPSNVPMFVDHPHYVAWVEEQLGQGSMQNERHLWTSVRPNGPERPHILNRLELRICDLVANADLLLAITALLELRIINLKNNMKKFDPIEASSKTQEELALLADENDLIAAKSSLDANLSHWKNGKQIKCRDWIKELLLDVTPLAKELDMFELLQPIESVLTNGNQSMIWLDSYSKGVSIQTLLQHGIGEMEREETNFIQMNSTY